From Anopheles darlingi chromosome 2, idAnoDarlMG_H_01, whole genome shotgun sequence, the proteins below share one genomic window:
- the LOC125951673 gene encoding innexin inx7, whose product MLNTFSVLSPHLKFKYKFVTIDNLAFKFHYRATFIMLLVCTLLVTSRQYIGEHIRCITGGSIPEHVINTFCFFTTTFTVIRHYNETLLQQGQLPHPGVGPMYTEDTTKRHAYYQWVPFILFLQALTFYAPHKIWRSFEGGRLKNLVDGLHMAHLSEHYRAQRDIAFGTRHTLLTRDNVDAKLDVVKREFFKHVQIHGNWAWKLCCCEMLNLLNCLVQMIFTHLFLGRQFWDLGPRFLAEDFEGTMDILDTVFPKVTKCHFYKYGPTGSIQKHDALCVMALNVINEKIFTWLWFWYVVLLTISVLALVWRLITILLHNRWTKLTAVILSFASPGRLNPQDVEFVTYNLGFSQWLFLYYLAKNMDGHLFRKVLRSIIDELQNPPEPSQLGIDTVDCGFDVDDDLLSNQSSLKKDGRFRYESEPKKA is encoded by the exons ATGTTGAACACCTTTTCCGTACTCTCACCACACCTTAAGTTTAAGTATAAGTTTGTGACGATCGACAATTTGGCGTTCAAGTTCCACTACCGGGCTACTttcatcatgctgctggtgtgtacACTGCTCGTCACATCAAG ACAGTACATCGGGGAGCATATACGGTGCATAACCGGTGGTTCCATACCGGAACATGTCATCAATACGTTTTGCTTCTTCACGACCACGTTCACCGTAATTCGGCACTATAATGAAACGTTACTGCAGCAAGGCCAGCTGCCTCATCCGGGCGTTGGACCGATGTACACTGAAGATACTACGAAGCGACATGCGTACTACCAGTGGGTTCCCTTCATTCTGTTCCTGCAGGCACTAACGTTCTACGCACCGCATAAAATATGGCGGTCATTCGAGG GTGGACGACTGAAAAACCTTGTCGATGGCCTGCACATGGCGCATCTGAGCGAGCATTACCGGGCACAGCGAGACATTGCTTTCGGCACGCGGCATACACTTTTAACACGCGATAACGTCGATGCGAAGCTGGACGTTGTGAAGCGAGAGTTCTTCAAGCATGTACAGATCCACGGGAACTGGGCGTGGAAATTATGCTGTTGCGAGATGCTGAACCTGCTCAATTGCCTCGTACAGATGATCTTCACGCACCTCTTTCTCGGTCGCCAATTTTGGGATCTGGGACCACGGTTTTTGGCAGAAGATTTCGAGGGTACGATGGACATACTGGATACCGTCTTCCCGAAGGTGACCAAGTGCCATTTCTACAAGTACGGACCAACGGGATCGATCCAAAAGCACGACGCGCTATGTGTAATGGCACTCAACGTGATTAACGAAAAGATCTTTACCTGGCTCTGGTTCTGGTACGTGGTGCTGTTGACCATCTCCGTTCTGGCGCTCGTATGGCGTTTGATTACGATACTGCTCCACAACAG GTGGACCAAACTTACCGCGGTGATCCTCTCGTTTGCTAGCCCCGGCCGGTTGAATCCACAAGACGTGGAATTCGTTACGTACAATTTGGGTTTCTCGCAGTGGCTTTTCCTATACTATCTGGCCAAAAATATGGATGGACACCTGTTTCGGAAGGTTTTGCGCAGCATCATTGATGAGCTGCAGAATCCTCCAGAACCGAGCCAACTGGGAATCG